A stretch of DNA from Hoeflea ulvae:
CACCTGATCAGTCTACGGCATTGCCGACGACATGAGAATCACGCCGTGGCAAGTCTGCGTCTTCATGCACAGGAATTCACATTGCCGCGGCAGGCGGCGGCGGCGGCGCCGGCCCCGCCACGCCAACCCGCGCAAGAGGCGCCGGTGCGGGCAGACAGGCCGTGTGAGCGGCGGGCCCATGAAAAAGGGCGGGAAATCCCGCCCTGCAATCTGTTTCGGTCAGGAACCGGAAGCTGCCGGTTCAGCGTCCGTCGACCGTGCGAAGGCCGAACCAGCGGTCCTTTGTCGCTTCGTAGTGAATCTCGGGCTTGTAATTGGCCACCTGCAGGCCCAACCGGTCGATGGTCAGCTTGCCGGTGGATGCCAGCACCGAATAGGCGGCGACGATGGCGTTGCGTTCCGACTGCGAAATGGCTTCCTTGGCGTTGAGCACGGTCTGCTGCGCATTGAGCACGTCGAGCGTGGTGCGCTGTCCGACGCGGCGTTCCTCGACCACGCCGTTCAAAGCCAGGTTGGATGCGGCGAGCTGCGCCTTGTTGGCTTCAATCGTCGCGAGTGCGGCTTCCATCTGGGTCCAGGACGAGACCACCGACTGCTCAATGGCGCGGCGGGCCCGGTCCACCAGAATGCGTTGCTGGCCGAGCTGCTCCTTGGCCTGCCGGACGGTCGCGGAGGCCGCACCGCCCTGGTAGAGCGGAATGGTCACTTTTGCCTGCACCTGCGCGGTGCTGACGCCGCCGTCACCTTCGGCAACCAAGCCGCTGACGCTGACGCCGGGCAGAAATGTGCCTTCCTTGGACTTGACGTTGAAACCGGCCGCATCGACGCCGAAAAGGGCGGCCAGCACCGTTGGATGTTCGGTTGTGCCCTGTGCAACCGCCCGGTCCAGAGTGCCCGGAAGCAGCTTGCGCGGCAGCGAAACCGACTGCAGGCTCTTGGGAACCGTGCCGACGATCTGGGCGTAGACCGCGGCACTGGACTTGGCCTGGGCAATGGCGGCGGTCAGGCTGGCGCGGGCGCCGGCAAGCTCTGCCTCGGACAGGCTGACATCGGTCCGCGTGCTTTCGCCGACATCAAACCGCGCCTTGGCTGCGGAAAACTGTTCCTGCAGGAAGGCGATGTTCTGCTGACGATAGGCCACGATCTGGTTGTCGCGGTTGACATTGGCATAGGCCTCGACGGTGGCGAGGAGGATGTCGATTTCCGTGCCGCGCAGGTTTTCCCGGCCGGCAAAGACCTGGGCCTCGGCGGCACGCACATTGTTGCGCGTCTGAAATCCGTCAAACAGCGACTGGTTGATCGACACGCCGATGCTGGAGGAATTGGTGGTAAACCCGCTTGTGTTCGTCGACGTGGCGACCGCTTCCGCCGCAATGGTCGGACGGTAGCCCGATTTCGCGAGCGCCACCCCTTCGTCGGTCGCGCGCAATCCCGCGCGGGCCGCATTCAGATCCGGATTGTTCTCGTAGGCCTTGGCCATCGCCTGGTAGAGCGATTCCGCGGAAACGGGCTGGGCAGCCAGGACTGACGCCGAAATCAGGGCGAGGCAGGCAATCGAATTTTTGACAAACGACACGAATAGATACTCCAACATGCGCGGAACCAATGTCCAAGACTGCGCAGGACACGATCATGGTGTAGATATAACATATGATGGCTAGCGCCGCCTGACGCAATCACACAAGTCCGGCATTGGCCAATAATCCCGGCCACGTTGCCGTCGCGCAACAGCGCGACAATTGGCAGCATGACTCCGCAGCTTCCCCGAACAGGTTTAGAAAACGAATTCTGCCGCCTTGCGAAAACCCGGCAACGGCTTGACGGATATGTTGAATGCGGGCCGGCCCGAAACAACGCCGCCATCCTTGACGAAGACATAGGCCTCTGCCGAAAGCCCGGTGCCAATGGCCGCGACCAGTCTGCCGCCCTCGCGTAATTGCTCGAACAGCGTTTCGGGGATTGTCTCGACAGCGCCATTGAAGAAGATCCGGTCATAGGGTCCCTCGCTGGGATAGCCCTTTTCCAGATCACCGGTGACCACGGCCACATTGTCATAGCCGGTGTCGCTGAGCTTGGCGCTCGAGGCCTCGGCCAGCACCGGATCGCACTCGACCGCAACCACCGAGCCCGCCAGCAGCGACAGCAACGCCGCCGAGTAGCCGACGCCGGACCCGATCTGAAGCACCACGTGATCGCGGTTGATCTGCGCCAGCTGCAGCATCTTGGCCAGCGGCGAAGGCTCCATGACGAAACGGGGAACGCCGTCTTCGCCGCCGGACGAGATCTGCAGGTCGCTATCGATATAGGCCAGCGGCTTGAGCGGCGTGGGAAGGAAATCCTCGCGCGCAACCGTCAGAAACGCTTTCAACACCGAATGCGATGTGACGTCGGTTGTGCGGATCTGGTTATCCACCATCTTCTGGCGCGCGTCTTGATAGTCGGTGCCCATTTGGTCTCTCCGGTGCATCTCGTCTGGGCTTTCATTAAAGCGCCGTACCGGGAGTTTCAAGCTGAACCATGCCGGGGCGGACCGAATTCACTGTTTTCAACCGGCCCACGACAGCAGAAAGCGGGCCTTGCCGCCAAGATGCCTCTTGCGCCGGTGTGATTCTCCGTCTATTTGCCAGCCGTCCGGTCATTGATCGGCCAGAGGCCTCGTGGCGGAGTGGTTACGCAGAGGACTGCAAATCCTTGCACCCCGGTTCGATTCCGGGCGAGGCCTCCAATTCAATCACCAGATTCATTGCTTTCAGTAGTCTTGGTTACCGTGCTGGCCGCGTTCTTCCCCCGGCGGCGTTCGGTGCGCACCACGAACTGCCTGCGCCAGCGCCGCACAGCGGGCAGATCCTGCGACAGCACCAGCAGCCCGAGCGGAATCATCCAGAACCCGAGGATCGGCAGGAATCCCAGCGTTCCGCCTGCAACAAGGCCGGTGCCGAGCGCGATGCGCATCCGCGGATGGCGCGGCAGCCGGAAATTCCTGCCGCCGATGCGGACGTCGCCACGGGCGGCGTTGAACTGGAAGAAGCGTTTCGTCATTTTGCTGACCGGGCCCGTTCGAAGCGATTGCGATGCGTGTTCCATACCCCGAGAGATGGGATTTCGGACGCCTGAGAACAAGATAGTCGCTTTTTCTTGAAAAACAGCTTGGCAAATCAGAGAGGCATTTGTTATAGGCCCCACACGCTGCTTCAAGCAGTGATCCCCGGTAGCTCAGTGGTAGAGCAATCGACTGTTAATCGATCGGTCGCTGGTTCGAATCCGGCCCGGGGAGCCAAATTTCCAAAAACCGCGCCCTTTTCGGGTTGCGGTTTTTTTTGATCTCGCGCCGCAAGCCGCAACCTCGTGAAAAATCAGCGGTCTTTCGCAAAAGCTATGATCCGATTTTCCGCTTGGGCCGTAAGACAGGTTCATGCAGGCTCGGCGATGTTCGCCCAATCGGAAATCAGAATTCAAGATGGAACACGAGACAGACATATTGACGAAGACGGCCATTGTCTGGTTCCGCAATGATTTGCGGATCCACGACAATGCCGCGCTGGTTGCGGCAAGCCGCCACGCAGCCGTCATTCCGCTGTTCATCCGCGAGGCCGACGGCCCTGCCCGGCCACTCGGCGCGGCGCGGCGCTGGTGGCTGCATCACTCGCTTGCCGGCCTGAGCGAAAAACTCGAGCGGCTCGGTGCGCCGCTGCACCTGATCAGCGGCGATCCCACCGAGGTGATTCCCGAGCTGGTCCGGGCCACCGGCGCATCCGCGGTCTACTGGAACCGGCGCTATGATCCGGCGCATCAGTCCACCGATGCGGATCTGAAAAACCATCTGCACTCCCTGCACATTGATGCCGACAGCTTTGCCGGACAGCTCCTGCACGAGCCGACCCGGCTTCGGACCGGTGGCGGCACTTATTACAAGGTTTACAGTCCCTTCTGGCGGGCGCTTGAATCAGATCTTGAGACCAGTCCGCCGATGCCGCTCCCCGCGCCGGGATCTCTTGCCGCCTTTGACGGCGCGACCGACCTTGCGTCCGAATCGCTTGACGACTGGCAATTGCTGCCGACCGGGCCAGATTGGTCGGGCGGCATTGCCAAGGCCTGGACACCCGGCGAGGACGGCGCCCACGACCGGTTGTCGGAATTCTTGGAAAACCGGCTGCGCGGCTATGCCGAACGCCGCGACATTCCCGGCAAGGCTGCAACGTCCGGCCTTTCGGCCCATCTTGCCACCGGCGAGATCACCCCGGCGCAGATCTTTGACGCCCTGAGCCAGACCGACAATGACGCTTCCAATGAAGACCGCTCGCGGTTTCGCAAGGAAATCGCCTGGCGCGAGTTCTCCTGGCACCTGCTGGTCAACAATCCCGGCCTGCCCGACACCAATCACAATTCCAAATTCGACGCATTCCCGTGGGTCGCCGATGCCGATGCGGTATCGGCCTGGCAAAAAGGGATGACCGGTTATCCGGTGGTCGATGCCGGCATGCGCCAGCTCTGGCAGACCGGCTGGATGCACAACCGTGTCCGGATGATCGTCTCCTCCTTCCTGATCAAGCATCTGATGATCGACTGGCGCGAGGGCGAAGCCTGGTTCTGGGACACGCTCGTCGACGCCGATCCCGCCTCCAATGCCGCAAGCTGGCAATGGGTGGCCGGTTCAGGTGCTGATGCTTCGCCCTATTACCGGATCTTCAACCCGATTCTTCAGGGCGACAAATTCGACGGCGACGGCAGCTATGTGCGCGAATTCGTCCCCGAACTGGCTGGATTGCCCGACAAGTTCATCCACAAGCCCTGGACGGCGCCGGAAGACGTATTGCTTTCAGCCGGTATCCGCCTCGGCGAAACCTATCCACGTCCCATTGTCGACCATCAGGCAGCGCGCCAGCGTGCGCTCGCTTCCTATAAAAGCATCAAGGATGCCGCATGACCCTTCATTTGCCCCCACACACTGTCAAGGCCGGTCCGGCGCGCATGAAAATTGCTGTCATCGGCTCGGGCATTTCAGGTGCCTCCGCGGCCTGGGCGCTGCACGGCCTGCATGATGTCACCGTCTATGAGGCAAACAAGCGTGCCGGCGGCCATACCGCCACCGTGGATATCGACTATGACGGCGCGGCAATTTCGGTCGACACCGGCTTCATCGTCTACAACGAGCTCAATTACCCCAATCTCACCGCCCTGTTTGCCCATCTGGGCGTGAACACCCATGATAGCGAC
This window harbors:
- a CDS encoding cryptochrome/photolyase family protein, which produces MEHETDILTKTAIVWFRNDLRIHDNAALVAASRHAAVIPLFIREADGPARPLGAARRWWLHHSLAGLSEKLERLGAPLHLISGDPTEVIPELVRATGASAVYWNRRYDPAHQSTDADLKNHLHSLHIDADSFAGQLLHEPTRLRTGGGTYYKVYSPFWRALESDLETSPPMPLPAPGSLAAFDGATDLASESLDDWQLLPTGPDWSGGIAKAWTPGEDGAHDRLSEFLENRLRGYAERRDIPGKAATSGLSAHLATGEITPAQIFDALSQTDNDASNEDRSRFRKEIAWREFSWHLLVNNPGLPDTNHNSKFDAFPWVADADAVSAWQKGMTGYPVVDAGMRQLWQTGWMHNRVRMIVSSFLIKHLMIDWREGEAWFWDTLVDADPASNAASWQWVAGSGADASPYYRIFNPILQGDKFDGDGSYVREFVPELAGLPDKFIHKPWTAPEDVLLSAGIRLGETYPRPIVDHQAARQRALASYKSIKDAA
- a CDS encoding TolC family outer membrane protein produces the protein MSFVKNSIACLALISASVLAAQPVSAESLYQAMAKAYENNPDLNAARAGLRATDEGVALAKSGYRPTIAAEAVATSTNTSGFTTNSSSIGVSINQSLFDGFQTRNNVRAAEAQVFAGRENLRGTEIDILLATVEAYANVNRDNQIVAYRQQNIAFLQEQFSAAKARFDVGESTRTDVSLSEAELAGARASLTAAIAQAKSSAAVYAQIVGTVPKSLQSVSLPRKLLPGTLDRAVAQGTTEHPTVLAALFGVDAAGFNVKSKEGTFLPGVSVSGLVAEGDGGVSTAQVQAKVTIPLYQGGAASATVRQAKEQLGQQRILVDRARRAIEQSVVSSWTQMEAALATIEANKAQLAASNLALNGVVEERRVGQRTTLDVLNAQQTVLNAKEAISQSERNAIVAAYSVLASTGKLTIDRLGLQVANYKPEIHYEATKDRWFGLRTVDGR
- a CDS encoding protein-L-isoaspartate O-methyltransferase family protein; this encodes MGTDYQDARQKMVDNQIRTTDVTSHSVLKAFLTVAREDFLPTPLKPLAYIDSDLQISSGGEDGVPRFVMEPSPLAKMLQLAQINRDHVVLQIGSGVGYSAALLSLLAGSVVAVECDPVLAEASSAKLSDTGYDNVAVVTGDLEKGYPSEGPYDRIFFNGAVETIPETLFEQLREGGRLVAAIGTGLSAEAYVFVKDGGVVSGRPAFNISVKPLPGFRKAAEFVF